The Pan paniscus chromosome 1, NHGRI_mPanPan1-v2.0_pri, whole genome shotgun sequence genome has a segment encoding these proteins:
- the LOC117980968 gene encoding sperm head and tail associated protein-like, with translation MSPSRMRRPCLQGTCCDQHTNLCYSSGWPSAFGTSPATSFPLAHQSPGTSPVTSPQLTHVPLETGPMISPPPTHRTPGTCLTISPPLARRPVETSPMASPTLSHRVLETGLMISLPSHWFSGRSYNDPLLSPASSPPTGSFYHGSLKPLDSCEPKPQLDLPLEKNCCGFPLSSQAGMPGSPSSPQEGSYHYSHLSSEAYIPTPGSPCYAICLCPGSTDSPCSPQSQAPRKACIESLLSWEATGNSYLILTPDTTTSGPPCSQEPSRPHGPHSVLSFPSPLGNQFISPPQSLPRRSYNEPPLPTPVSPQPKSPKSPELRQSRTPHKCLSLVNTPQHTPSGQPKPAKAHTCPPPPSCLSGPSCMQPYIKTPSNSSPKELPPGTTLPTVVPRTLKSVIPTSLPLCLPCDPVSANSYAQSSPHGPSIGPPCNTHICSVVPSTPHPCPLSGSLNHSTGPPPIVPLCDTYSTPRGPPQPRCQPVMPPCSTHIYSFIPLRTPFDPQSLPIVPRVRAYPDTVPCGLHIYPVASQGPCKEPLQIPYSCPLPSSKVSSCSTNPSCSSTIISKCQSSDSESRSSHQSQSQSQSKSPHDGRSQSWSKRHHLSRSPSQKRSPYPSRNWGRSSNPQQNTSQGQSESPQLSINERQGESPQISRGQGKSKSL, from the coding sequence ATGAGTCCCTCCAGAATGCGGCGTCCCTGTCTTCAAGGCACGTGCTGTGACCAGCACACTAATCTCTGTTACTCTAGCGGATGGCCTTCAGCTTTTGGAACCAGCCCGGCAACCTCCTTTCCCCTTGCTCATCAGTCCCCGGGAACGAGCCCAGTGACCTCCCCTCAGCTCACTCATGTACCTTTGGAAACTGGACCCATGATTTCGCCTCCTCCTACACATAGGACCCCGGGAACTTGCCTCACGATTTCACCTCCTCTTGCTCGCCGGCCGGTGGAAACTAGTCCTATGGCCTCCCCAACCCTTTCTCACAGAGTTTTGGAAACTGGGCTGATGATCTCTCTGCCCTCTCACTGGTTCTCAGGGAGAAGTTATAATGACCCCCTTCTCTCCCCAGCATCTTCCCCACCTACTGGCAGCTTTTACCATGGCAGCCTTAAGCCTCTAGACTCTTGTGAACCCAAACCACAGCTTGACTTGCCCCTTGAGAAAAATTGTTGTGGCTTCCCACTCTCTTCTCAGGCAGGCATGCCTGGCTCTCCCAGCTCACCTCAGGAGGGCTCTTATCATTACTCCCATCTTTCCTCAGAGGCCTACATACCTACCCCTGGGAGTCCTTGCTATGCCATCTGCCTGTGCCCCGGGAGTACTGATTCTCCTTGCTCACCCCAGTCCCAGGCTCCCAGGAAGGCTTGCATTGAGTCCCTTCTCTCCTGGGAGGCAACTGGGAACTCTTACCTCATCCTAACCCCGGACACCACAACTTCTGGTCCCCCCTGTTCCCAGGAACCATCTCGTCCCCATGGTCCTCATTctgtcctttccttcccttcaccCCTGGGCAACCAGTTTATATCTCCACCCCAGTCACTTCCCCGCAGAAGCTATAATGAACCCCCTCTTCCCACTCCAGTTTCCCCCCAACCGAAGTCCCCTAAGTCCCCAGAGTTAAGACAGTCACGTACTCCCCACAAATGTCTCTCCCTAGTCAACACTCCCCAGCACACCCCTTCTGGCCAGCCCAAGCCCGCTAAGGCCCACAcctgtcccccacctccctcctgcctctctgGTCCTTCTTGTATGCAGCCATACATCAAAACTCCTTCAAATTCCAGCCCCAAAGAACTTCCCCCAGGGACTACCTTACCGACTGTGGTCCCTAGAACTCTCAAAAGTGTTATCCCCACTTCTCTTCCCCTCTGCCTTCCTTGTGATCCTGTCTCGGCCAATAGTTATGCTCAGAGCAGCCCCCATGGACCCTCCATAGGGCCCCCCTGCAATACCCATATATGCTCTGTGGTTCCCTCCACCCCCCATCCCTGCCCACTGTCTGGCTCCCTCAATCATTCGACAGGCCCCCCTCCCATTGTGCCCCTGTGTGACACCTATAGCACTCCCAGGGGCCCACCCCAACCTCGTTGTCAGCCTGTGATGCCTCCTTGTTCTACCCACATCTATTCTTTTATCCCTTTGAGAACACCCTTTGATCCTCAAAGTTTACCCATTGTCCCCCGAGTCCGGGCCTACCCTGATACTGTCCCCTGTGGCCTCCATATCTACCCTGTGGCCTCTCAAGGCCCTTGCAAAGAGCCTCTGCAGATCCCCTACAGCTGCCCTTTGCCTTCATCCAAGGTTTCCAGCTGTAGCACCAATCCCAGCTGTAGTTCGACTATTATTAGCAAATGCCAGAGTAGTGACAGCGAGAGCAGGAGTTCCCACCAAAGCCAAAGCCAGAGCCAAAGCAAGAGTCCCCATGATGGCAGAAGTCAGAGCTGGAGCAAGAGGCATCATCTGAGCAGAAGTCCAAGTCAGAAAAGGAGTCCCTATCCTAGCAGAAACTGGGGCCGGAGCAgtaatcctcaacaaaacacaaGTCAGGGCCAGAGTGAGAGTCCCCAACTTAGCATAAATGAGCGCCAGGGTGAGAGTCCCCAGATTAGCAGAGGTCAGGGCAAGAGCAAGAGTCTATGA